The following are from one region of the Thiocapsa rosea genome:
- the mazF gene encoding endoribonuclease MazF: MVQHYTPEAGDIVWLHFDPQAGHEQAGHRPALVVSPSAYNGKTGLMLCCPMTTQVKGYPFEVPIPGDRPGAVLADQVKSLDWVARKALRKGKVSTAELNDVRAKIVALVGPEPQ, encoded by the coding sequence ATGGTTCAGCACTACACTCCCGAGGCCGGCGATATCGTGTGGCTGCACTTCGATCCGCAGGCTGGACATGAGCAGGCTGGCCACAGGCCGGCGCTGGTTGTCAGCCCTTCGGCCTACAACGGCAAGACCGGGCTGATGCTCTGCTGTCCCATGACCACGCAAGTCAAGGGCTACCCCTTCGAGGTACCGATACCGGGGGATCGCCCGGGCGCCGTCCTAGCCGACCAGGTCAAGAGCCTCGATTGGGTGGCCCGCAAGGCCCTACGCAAAGGGAAGGTGTCCACCGCCGAGCTGAACGACGTCAGGGCCAAGATAGTCGCGTTGGTAGGCCCGGAGCCTCAGTAA
- a CDS encoding AbrB/MazE/SpoVT family DNA-binding domain-containing protein, whose product MRVTVKKWGNSASVRIPAAVMEAAHLTLDEVVDIREEGGTIVIEPIRPRGYDLAELLAGITPENLHAEVDVGGPVGKEAL is encoded by the coding sequence ATGCGTGTCACTGTGAAGAAGTGGGGCAACAGTGCGTCGGTGCGTATACCTGCCGCCGTCATGGAGGCGGCCCACCTGACGCTGGATGAAGTCGTGGATATCCGCGAAGAAGGCGGGACCATCGTGATCGAGCCGATACGACCCAGGGGCTACGACCTTGCTGAATTGCTGGCCGGCATCACGCCGGAGAACCTGCACGCAGAAGTTGACGTTGGTGGACCCGTGGGTAAGGAAGCGCTCTGA
- a CDS encoding fibronectin type III domain-containing protein, with the protein MSIDRLHLGPRLRVRLNSLFIALIGLLAFTESALAGDVRLAWNGVSGATGYLLYSGTASRGYTQTLDAKTNTSATVSGLTDGTKYYFAVRAYKGSVTSDYSQEVSVTVGSAAPAAPSKLASTGASASRINLVWNDNSSHESGFRIERRIGTGAWSQIASVGANVTTFANTGLSSSTNYEYRVRAYNASGTSAYSNTVTVRTAAPAAPSTLGASVASTSRINLAWRDNSNNETGFRIERRIGTGAWSQIATVGPNATSFASTGLMSQTTYGYRVRAYNGIGTSAYSNVVSATTR; encoded by the coding sequence ATGTCCATTGACCGCTTACACCTCGGCCCACGTCTGCGGGTGCGTCTCAATTCGCTGTTCATCGCATTGATAGGTCTTCTCGCCTTCACCGAAAGCGCCCTCGCGGGTGATGTGAGACTCGCTTGGAATGGGGTCTCGGGAGCAACCGGTTACCTTCTCTACTCCGGGACGGCATCGCGCGGCTACACACAGACACTGGATGCAAAAACCAATACCAGTGCCACCGTGAGCGGGCTGACCGACGGGACCAAGTATTATTTTGCGGTGCGGGCCTACAAGGGTTCGGTCACCAGCGACTACTCTCAGGAGGTGAGCGTGACGGTCGGCAGTGCAGCTCCCGCGGCTCCCTCCAAGCTTGCCTCGACGGGGGCGTCCGCCTCGCGGATCAACCTGGTCTGGAACGACAACAGCAGTCATGAGTCCGGATTCCGCATCGAGCGGCGGATCGGCACGGGCGCTTGGTCGCAGATCGCTTCGGTCGGGGCCAACGTCACGACGTTTGCGAATACCGGACTGAGCTCTTCGACCAACTACGAGTATCGCGTGCGCGCCTACAACGCGTCAGGCACGTCGGCCTACTCCAATACGGTCACCGTCAGAACAGCCGCGCCGGCGGCGCCTTCGACGCTTGGCGCATCGGTGGCGTCCACATCGCGGATCAACCTAGCCTGGCGCGACAACAGCAACAACGAGACCGGGTTCCGCATCGAGCGGCGGATCGGCACAGGCGCCTGGTCGCAGATCGCTACGGTCGGCCCCAACGCCACCAGCTTCGCCAGTACGGGCCTGATGTCGCAAACCACCTACGGCTATCGCGTGCGGGCCTACAACGGCATCGGGACATCCGCGTACTCAAACGTGGTGTCGGCGACGACCCGTTAG
- a CDS encoding succinylglutamate desuccinylase/aspartoacylase family protein — MTADSVTIADREIQPGERARVDIPLPNLYTTTPVFMPVHVVRGRKPGPRLFVTASIHGDEINGVEIIRRLLMHKSLSRLRGTLLAVPVVNVYGYVRQSRYLPDRRDLNRSFPGSEKGSLAARLAATLISEVVEGSTHGIDLHTGAIHRENLPQIRVTLNASEDMPALAKAFETPVILDAEIRPGSLRAEAAARDIPILLYEGGEALRFDEFAVRAGLRGILGVMRHIGMIRAAPARRAIGHEPLVARSSVWVRAQQSGILLSLTPLGAHVNKGDTLGIITDPFRPVDDPVLSPVSGIVIGRTNLPLITEGEALYHLACFGKPETAAALLEQYRDALDPDDDEDETVII, encoded by the coding sequence ATGACCGCAGATTCAGTCACCATCGCCGATCGCGAGATCCAACCCGGGGAGCGCGCCCGGGTCGACATCCCGCTGCCGAATCTCTACACCACCACACCGGTCTTCATGCCGGTACATGTGGTTCGAGGTCGCAAGCCCGGCCCCCGTCTCTTCGTCACGGCGTCCATCCATGGCGACGAGATCAACGGGGTCGAGATTATTCGGCGGTTGCTCATGCACAAGTCATTGAGCCGCCTTCGCGGTACGCTGCTCGCCGTGCCTGTCGTCAACGTCTACGGCTATGTGCGCCAATCGCGCTATCTGCCGGACCGACGCGACCTCAACCGCAGCTTTCCCGGATCCGAAAAGGGCTCGCTCGCGGCACGCCTCGCCGCAACCCTCATCAGCGAGGTGGTCGAGGGCTCCACCCACGGGATCGATCTCCATACCGGGGCAATCCACCGCGAGAACCTCCCGCAAATCCGGGTCACGCTCAACGCGAGCGAGGACATGCCGGCGTTGGCGAAGGCGTTCGAGACACCGGTCATCCTCGACGCGGAGATACGCCCCGGATCGTTGCGCGCGGAGGCCGCGGCACGCGACATCCCGATTCTGCTCTACGAAGGCGGCGAAGCACTGCGCTTCGACGAGTTCGCGGTCCGTGCCGGTCTGCGCGGGATCCTCGGGGTCATGCGGCACATCGGGATGATCCGTGCCGCCCCGGCGCGCCGAGCGATCGGTCACGAGCCGCTCGTCGCCCGCTCCAGCGTCTGGGTTCGCGCCCAGCAAAGCGGCATCCTGCTCTCCCTCACCCCCCTCGGCGCCCACGTCAACAAGGGCGACACCCTGGGCATCATCACCGACCCCTTCCGACCGGTCGACGACCCGGTGCTCTCGCCCGTGAGCGGCATCGTCATCGGCCGCACCAATCTCCCGCTCATCACCGAGGGCGAGGCACTCTATCACCTCGCCTGCTTCGGCAAGCCTGAGACCGCCGCGGCCTTGTTGGAGCAGTATCGCGACGCACTCGATCCAGATGATGACGAGGATGAGACGGTGATTATTTGA
- a CDS encoding type II toxin-antitoxin system RelE/ParE family toxin: MLTVVETPSFTRLWPDYWTEDERGEFCAWIAGNPLAGDVVPSTGGVRKVRWSRSGGGKQGGVRVIYYNRLADGRIWLLLIYAKSARENLPAHVLNAAREMLDHAKD, translated from the coding sequence ATGCTGACCGTTGTGGAAACGCCCTCCTTTACGCGCCTTTGGCCCGACTACTGGACGGAGGACGAGCGTGGAGAATTCTGTGCCTGGATTGCGGGCAACCCGCTTGCCGGTGATGTCGTTCCGAGCACTGGCGGTGTGCGTAAGGTCCGTTGGTCCCGGTCCGGTGGCGGAAAACAAGGCGGCGTTCGGGTCATTTATTACAACCGGCTGGCAGACGGGCGCATCTGGCTCCTCTTGATTTACGCCAAGAGCGCGCGAGAGAACCTGCCGGCGCATGTGCTCAATGCTGCACGGGAGATGCTGGATCATGCCAAAGACTGA
- a CDS encoding helix-turn-helix domain-containing protein encodes MPKTEQELLARDADRDIGAELLESIREMNSEKVGAIHGPVALARYRVKMSQSEFARLLGVSVRTLQEWEQGRREPSGAARSLIRVAQERPEVLRELFLDQVA; translated from the coding sequence ATGCCAAAGACTGAACAAGAGCTGCTCGCAAGAGACGCCGATCGTGATATCGGCGCTGAATTGCTCGAGTCCATCCGCGAGATGAACTCCGAGAAGGTGGGCGCAATCCACGGCCCGGTGGCGCTCGCACGCTATCGCGTCAAGATGTCCCAAAGCGAGTTCGCGAGGCTCCTAGGCGTGTCGGTCAGGACGCTGCAGGAATGGGAGCAGGGTCGACGCGAGCCGAGCGGTGCGGCGCGATCGCTCATTCGTGTGGCACAGGAACGCCCGGAGGTTCTTCGCGAACTGTTTCTCGACCAGGTCGCCTGA
- the rimK gene encoding 30S ribosomal protein S6--L-glutamate ligase: protein MKIAILSRNPTLYSTRRIVEAARARGHETKVVDVLRCYMNITSHAPSIHYRGDELTDFDAVIPRIGASVTFYGTAVLRQFEMLGVYPLNESVAITRARDKLRSLQLLSRKGIGLPITGFAHAPDDVEDLIKMVGGAPLVIKLLEGTQGIGVVLAETQQAAESVVEAFMGLKVNILVQEYIKEANGADIRCFVIGDKVVASMKRQAKPGEFRSNLHRGGSASLIRITPEERSTATRAAKIMGLNVAGVDILRSNHGPVVMEVNSSPGLEGIERATGKDIATQMIELIEKNAVLGKTRTRGQG, encoded by the coding sequence ATGAAAATCGCCATCCTGTCGCGCAATCCGACCCTCTACTCGACCCGCCGCATCGTGGAAGCCGCGCGCGCCCGGGGACACGAGACCAAGGTCGTCGACGTCCTGCGCTGCTACATGAACATCACCTCGCACGCACCCTCGATTCACTATCGCGGCGATGAGCTGACCGATTTCGATGCGGTCATTCCGCGCATCGGCGCATCCGTGACCTTCTACGGCACCGCGGTGCTGCGTCAGTTCGAGATGCTCGGGGTTTATCCGCTGAACGAATCGGTCGCCATCACCCGCGCGCGCGACAAACTGCGCTCCCTACAGCTGCTCTCGCGTAAAGGGATCGGCCTGCCGATTACCGGATTCGCACACGCACCGGATGACGTCGAGGATCTGATCAAGATGGTCGGCGGCGCCCCGCTGGTCATCAAGCTCCTGGAGGGTACGCAAGGCATCGGCGTGGTGCTGGCCGAGACCCAGCAGGCCGCCGAAAGCGTGGTCGAAGCCTTCATGGGCCTGAAGGTCAACATCCTGGTCCAGGAATACATCAAAGAGGCGAACGGGGCCGACATCCGCTGCTTCGTGATCGGCGACAAGGTGGTCGCGAGCATGAAACGCCAAGCCAAGCCCGGCGAATTCCGCTCCAACCTGCATCGCGGCGGAAGCGCCTCGCTGATCCGCATCACGCCCGAGGAGCGCTCGACCGCCACGCGAGCCGCGAAGATCATGGGCCTGAACGTCGCCGGCGTGGACATCCTGCGCTCCAACCACGGCCCGGTGGTGATGGAGGTCAACTCATCCCCCGGGCTTGAGGGGATCGAGCGCGCCACGGGCAAGGACATCGCCACGCAAATGATCGAGCTCATCGAGAAGAACGCGGTCCTCGGCAAGACGCGTACGCGGGGGCAGGGGTAG
- the lspA gene encoding signal peptidase II, whose product MKRWLWLSLAVLVLDQATKWLVLGLLEPFEVIELFPNLNLTLMFNTGAAFSFLADAGGWQRWLFALVAVGITGVLTVWLLRLKSGEGWLALGLALLIGGAVGNLIDRVLLGHVVDFIQVYLPVIPLAVFNPWPSFNIADSAISIGVVIMLITTLATPETP is encoded by the coding sequence ATGAAACGCTGGCTCTGGCTCTCGCTCGCTGTATTGGTTTTGGACCAGGCGACCAAGTGGTTGGTGCTGGGGCTGCTCGAGCCGTTCGAGGTCATCGAGCTGTTCCCGAATCTCAACCTGACCCTGATGTTCAACACCGGCGCGGCCTTCAGCTTTCTGGCCGACGCCGGAGGCTGGCAGCGCTGGCTGTTCGCGCTCGTCGCTGTGGGCATCACCGGCGTCCTCACGGTCTGGCTGCTGCGCCTGAAGTCGGGCGAGGGCTGGCTGGCGCTCGGCCTGGCGCTTCTGATCGGCGGCGCCGTCGGCAACCTCATCGACCGGGTACTGCTCGGTCACGTCGTCGACTTCATTCAGGTGTATCTTCCCGTGATCCCGCTTGCCGTCTTTAATCCCTGGCCCTCGTTCAACATCGCGGACAGCGCCATCAGCATCGGCGTCGTGATCATGCTGATCACCACCCTGGCAACGCCCGAGACACCATGA
- the ileS gene encoding isoleucine--tRNA ligase: MTDYKDTLNLPNTGFPMKANLAQREPAMLERWESMALYALIRQARAGAPTFILHDGPPYANGEIHIGHAVNKVLKDIIVKARTLDGFDAPYVPGWDCHGLPIELQVEKKKGKPGHKISAAEFRVACRDYAAKQVDGQRADFKRLGVLGDWENPYLTMDFAFEAEIIRSLGRIIANGHVQKGFKPVHWCIDCGSALAEAEVEYADKQSIAIDVRFPVVEPESLEARCHGSPNGCGEGPASIVIWTTTPWTLPANQAVALNAELEYVVVAVESAQGHERLIVAEGLLKDTMARWGIEQYRVMGYGRGIDFEGLKLKHPFYDREVPVIVGEHVTLDAGTGAVHTAPGHGLEDYIVGQRYHLPVHNPVGGDGRFLPDTPLFAGENVFKANEQVVETLKAKGALLLATRFTHSYPHCWRHKTPIIFRATPQWFIGMEKQGLRKAALREIGHVSWMPDWGQSRIEGMVQGRPDWCISRQRTWGVPITLLVHQVTGELHPRTAELIEEVAGRVEQQGIEAWFALEPADLLGETEGAEYEKVHDTLDVWFDSGVTHACVLEHRDGLRAPADLYLEGSDQHRGWFQSSLMTSVAMHDRAPYRQVLTHGFTVDAKGEKMSKSKGNVVKPQDVMKTLGADIIRLWVAATDYRAEMGVSDEILKRTADAYRRIRNTARFLLANLNGFDPATDRVAPEAMLELDRWAVDRAFRLQDEVIEAYRDYQFHLIYQKVQQFCVVDMGAFYLDVIKDRQYTTQADSLPRRSCQTAMYHIAEAMSRWLAPILSFTAEEIWQNLPGERAETVFVETWYAGLFPLADGDPMDRAFWDQVIATRLAVGPALETARKAGLIGSSLDAELDLYCAEPLGALLARLGEELRFALITSEVRLHPSSEQPTDALGTELTGLAVRVRPSKHTKCVRCWHHRPDVGTHNEHPELCGRCVENVAGNGEVRRYA; the protein is encoded by the coding sequence GTGACCGACTATAAAGACACCTTGAATCTCCCGAACACGGGCTTCCCGATGAAGGCAAACCTCGCCCAGCGCGAGCCCGCGATGCTCGAGCGCTGGGAGTCCATGGCGCTCTATGCCCTGATCCGCCAAGCCCGCGCGGGCGCTCCGACCTTCATCCTCCACGACGGCCCGCCCTACGCGAACGGCGAGATCCACATCGGCCACGCGGTCAACAAGGTCCTCAAGGACATCATCGTCAAGGCGCGCACACTCGACGGCTTCGACGCGCCTTATGTGCCGGGTTGGGACTGTCACGGCCTGCCGATCGAGCTGCAGGTCGAGAAAAAAAAGGGCAAACCGGGGCATAAGATCAGCGCGGCCGAGTTTCGCGTCGCCTGCCGCGACTATGCCGCCAAGCAGGTCGACGGCCAGCGTGCGGATTTTAAGCGTCTCGGTGTCCTCGGCGACTGGGAGAATCCTTATCTCACGATGGACTTCGCCTTCGAGGCCGAGATCATCCGCTCGCTCGGGCGCATCATCGCCAACGGTCATGTGCAGAAAGGCTTCAAGCCGGTGCACTGGTGCATCGACTGCGGATCGGCCCTGGCCGAGGCCGAGGTCGAGTATGCCGACAAGCAATCGATCGCGATCGACGTGCGCTTCCCGGTCGTCGAGCCCGAGTCGCTCGAAGCCCGTTGTCACGGCTCACCGAACGGCTGCGGCGAAGGTCCGGCCTCGATCGTGATCTGGACCACCACACCCTGGACCCTTCCGGCCAACCAGGCGGTCGCGCTCAACGCCGAGCTCGAATACGTGGTCGTCGCGGTCGAGTCCGCGCAGGGCCACGAGCGCCTGATCGTCGCCGAGGGTCTGCTCAAGGACACCATGGCCCGCTGGGGCATCGAGCAGTATCGGGTGATGGGCTACGGTCGCGGCATCGACTTCGAGGGTCTCAAGCTTAAGCACCCCTTCTACGACCGCGAGGTGCCCGTCATCGTCGGCGAGCATGTGACGCTCGACGCCGGCACCGGCGCCGTCCACACCGCGCCGGGCCATGGTCTGGAGGACTACATCGTCGGTCAGCGCTATCACCTGCCGGTCCACAACCCGGTCGGCGGCGACGGGCGTTTTCTGCCCGACACGCCGCTCTTCGCGGGCGAGAACGTCTTCAAGGCCAACGAGCAGGTCGTCGAGACCTTGAAGGCCAAAGGCGCGCTGCTGCTGGCGACCCGCTTCACCCACAGCTATCCGCATTGCTGGCGGCACAAGACGCCGATCATCTTCCGCGCCACGCCTCAATGGTTCATCGGCATGGAGAAGCAGGGCCTGCGCAAGGCCGCCCTGCGCGAGATCGGCCATGTCAGCTGGATGCCCGATTGGGGTCAGAGCCGGATCGAAGGGATGGTCCAAGGCCGGCCCGACTGGTGCATCTCGCGCCAGCGCACTTGGGGCGTGCCCATCACGCTCTTGGTCCACCAGGTCACGGGCGAGCTGCATCCGCGCACCGCCGAGCTGATCGAGGAGGTCGCCGGCCGGGTCGAGCAGCAGGGCATCGAGGCATGGTTCGCGCTCGAGCCGGCCGACCTGCTCGGCGAGACCGAAGGTGCGGAGTACGAGAAGGTCCACGACACCCTGGATGTCTGGTTCGACTCGGGCGTCACGCATGCGTGCGTGCTCGAGCATCGCGACGGGCTGCGCGCGCCCGCCGATCTGTATCTGGAAGGGTCGGACCAACACCGCGGCTGGTTCCAAAGCTCGCTCATGACCTCGGTGGCCATGCACGACCGTGCGCCCTACCGTCAGGTGCTCACCCACGGATTCACCGTTGATGCCAAGGGCGAGAAGATGTCCAAGTCCAAGGGCAACGTGGTCAAGCCGCAGGATGTCATGAAGACCCTGGGGGCGGACATCATCCGCCTCTGGGTCGCGGCCACCGACTACCGCGCCGAGATGGGCGTCAGCGACGAAATCCTCAAACGCACCGCGGATGCCTATCGACGTATCCGCAACACCGCGCGTTTCTTGCTCGCCAACCTCAACGGCTTTGATCCGGCGACCGATCGGGTCGCACCCGAGGCGATGCTCGAACTCGACCGCTGGGCCGTGGATCGCGCCTTCCGGCTTCAGGACGAGGTCATCGAGGCCTATCGCGACTACCAATTCCATCTGATCTACCAGAAGGTCCAGCAGTTCTGCGTCGTCGACATGGGCGCCTTCTATCTCGACGTCATCAAAGACCGTCAGTACACCACGCAGGCGGACAGCCTGCCGCGACGCTCCTGCCAGACCGCGATGTACCATATCGCGGAGGCGATGAGTCGCTGGCTCGCGCCCATCCTCAGCTTCACCGCCGAGGAGATCTGGCAAAACCTGCCGGGCGAGCGCGCCGAGACCGTCTTCGTCGAGACCTGGTACGCGGGGCTCTTCCCGCTCGCCGACGGCGACCCGATGGACCGCGCCTTCTGGGATCAGGTAATCGCGACGCGACTGGCCGTCGGACCGGCGTTGGAGACGGCGCGCAAGGCGGGACTGATCGGCTCGTCGCTGGATGCCGAGCTGGATCTCTATTGTGCCGAGCCCCTCGGTGCCCTTCTGGCTCGCCTCGGGGAGGAGCTGCGCTTCGCACTCATCACCTCCGAGGTCCGTCTGCACCCGTCGAGCGAGCAGCCGACGGATGCGCTCGGGACCGAGCTTACGGGACTCGCCGTGCGGGTCAGACCTTCCAAGCACACGAAATGCGTACGCTGCTGGCATCATCGGCCCGACGTCGGCACACACAACGAGCACCCGGAGCTCTGTGGGCGCTGCGTGGAGAATGTCGCAGGCAACGGCGAGGTCCGCCGCTATGCCTAA
- the ribF gene encoding bifunctional riboflavin kinase/FAD synthetase: MRLIRGLHNLRPTDRGCVATIGNFDGVHLGHRTVFQRLLARGRELGLPATVITFEPQPMEFFAPDSAPARLTRLREKLAAIQDCGIEQVMLLEFNPKLAGMGARDFVQRLLLDGLGVRYLLVGDDFRFGRGREGDYALLHAMGQAGRNDDSGFEVEDLHTITHGTERISSTRVREALGRGDLEQARHLLGRPYRMQGRVSHGAKRGRSIGFPTANIDLHRRFSPVRGVYAVMVSGLGPTPLPGVANVGTRPTVNGKDYRLEVHLFDFDREIYGRHLEVEFQLKLRDEKRFESFDALKEQIQVDARVAREYLRSTGPNDFDSPQPPTASLQP; this comes from the coding sequence ATGCGGCTGATCCGAGGCTTACACAACCTGCGCCCGACCGACCGAGGTTGCGTTGCGACCATCGGCAACTTCGACGGTGTTCATCTAGGACATCGGACCGTCTTCCAGCGGCTGTTGGCGCGCGGACGCGAGCTCGGTCTGCCGGCGACCGTCATCACCTTCGAGCCGCAGCCGATGGAGTTCTTTGCGCCCGATTCGGCGCCTGCCCGTCTCACGCGGCTGCGTGAAAAGCTGGCGGCGATCCAGGACTGCGGCATCGAGCAGGTGATGCTCCTCGAGTTCAACCCGAAGCTTGCCGGGATGGGGGCACGCGACTTCGTGCAACGGCTCCTGCTCGACGGGCTCGGCGTGCGTTATCTCCTGGTCGGCGACGACTTCCGCTTCGGTCGCGGACGCGAGGGGGACTATGCCCTGCTGCACGCGATGGGACAGGCCGGCCGGAACGACGACAGCGGTTTCGAGGTCGAGGATCTGCATACCATTACGCACGGCACCGAGCGGATCAGCAGCACCCGGGTGCGCGAGGCGCTCGGTCGCGGGGACCTCGAGCAGGCCCGTCACCTGCTCGGGCGCCCCTACCGGATGCAGGGCCGCGTCTCCCACGGCGCCAAACGCGGTCGCAGCATCGGCTTCCCGACCGCAAATATCGACCTACACCGCCGGTTCAGCCCGGTGCGCGGGGTTTACGCCGTGATGGTGTCCGGACTCGGCCCGACTCCGCTCCCGGGTGTGGCCAATGTCGGCACGCGCCCAACGGTCAACGGCAAAGACTATCGCCTCGAGGTCCATCTTTTCGACTTCGATCGGGAGATCTACGGACGCCACCTCGAGGTCGAGTTTCAACTGAAGCTGCGCGACGAGAAGCGGTTCGAGTCCTTCGATGCGCTCAAGGAGCAGATCCAGGTCGATGCGCGGGTGGCGCGCGAGTATCTCCGATCGACCGGGCCGAATGACTTCGACAGCCCCCAGCCCCCAACCGCCAGCCTCCAGCCCTGA
- the murJ gene encoding murein biosynthesis integral membrane protein MurJ, with amino-acid sequence MASLAASIAKVGSNTFISRVLGFVRDLVVARIFGADAGTDAFFVAFKIPNFMRRLFAEGAFSMAFVPVLNEYKEKRGFEALKAYVDAVAGTLGAVLLLVTVLGVLGAPLLILVFAPGFVNEPEQLALATEMLRLTFPYLLFISLTAFAGGILNTYERFGIPAFTPVLLNISLILCAVYLAPLMDRPIVALAWGVFIAGIAQLLFQIPFLLQLKLLPRPRLATTDPGVRKTVKLMVPALFGVSVGQISLLLDTLLASFLVTGSISWLYYSDRLMEFPLGILAVALATVILPRLSQRHAADDPVAFSYTMDWALRWVLLLGVPCAVGLLLLAGPMIATLFYSGEFGANDVENARLSLMAYSLGLVAFMGIKVLAPGYYARQDMKTPVRIAVIALVTNMVFNLILMFPFGHAGLAAATTIAAITNAGLLLRGLLKERIFRPKRSWIALMIKAPIANLLMGAVIYWGVGTTADWIAMGLGERIWRLLMWILVGGAVYAGALLAMGIRPRHFMGRD; translated from the coding sequence GTGGCCTCTCTCGCCGCATCGATCGCCAAGGTCGGTAGCAACACCTTTATCTCGCGGGTCCTCGGCTTCGTACGCGACCTCGTGGTCGCTCGGATCTTCGGCGCCGACGCCGGAACGGATGCCTTCTTCGTCGCCTTCAAGATCCCGAATTTCATGCGCCGGCTCTTCGCCGAAGGCGCCTTTTCGATGGCCTTCGTGCCGGTACTGAACGAGTACAAGGAGAAGCGCGGCTTCGAGGCGCTCAAGGCCTATGTCGATGCGGTCGCCGGCACGCTCGGGGCCGTTCTGCTGCTGGTCACGGTGCTCGGCGTCCTGGGTGCGCCCCTGCTGATCCTGGTCTTCGCCCCGGGCTTCGTGAACGAGCCCGAGCAGTTGGCCCTGGCCACCGAGATGCTGCGGCTCACCTTCCCGTATCTGTTGTTCATCTCGCTGACCGCCTTCGCGGGCGGCATCCTCAACACCTACGAGCGCTTCGGCATCCCGGCCTTCACGCCGGTCCTGCTCAACATTTCTTTGATCCTCTGCGCGGTCTATCTCGCGCCGCTGATGGATCGACCGATCGTCGCGCTGGCCTGGGGTGTCTTCATCGCCGGCATCGCGCAACTGCTCTTTCAGATCCCCTTCCTGCTTCAACTCAAGCTGCTCCCCCGTCCACGCCTGGCAACGACGGATCCCGGTGTGCGCAAGACGGTCAAGCTGATGGTGCCGGCCCTCTTCGGGGTCTCGGTCGGCCAGATCAGTTTGCTGCTCGATACCCTGCTCGCCTCCTTTCTGGTCACCGGGAGCATCTCCTGGCTCTATTATTCCGACCGCTTGATGGAGTTCCCGTTGGGGATCCTCGCCGTGGCGCTGGCGACGGTGATCCTGCCGCGCTTGTCGCAACGTCATGCCGCAGACGATCCGGTCGCCTTCTCCTACACGATGGACTGGGCGCTGCGTTGGGTTCTGTTGCTGGGCGTTCCCTGCGCCGTCGGCCTCCTCCTCCTGGCCGGCCCCATGATCGCCACGCTCTTCTATTCCGGCGAGTTCGGCGCGAACGATGTCGAGAACGCCAGACTGAGCCTGATGGCCTACTCGCTCGGGCTGGTCGCCTTCATGGGGATCAAGGTGTTGGCGCCCGGCTACTATGCCCGTCAGGACATGAAGACCCCGGTGCGGATCGCGGTGATCGCGCTGGTGACCAATATGGTCTTCAACCTGATCCTGATGTTCCCGTTCGGCCATGCCGGACTGGCGGCAGCCACGACGATCGCGGCCATCACCAACGCCGGTTTGCTGCTGCGCGGGCTGCTCAAGGAACGCATCTTTCGCCCCAAGCGCTCCTGGATCGCGCTCATGATCAAGGCACCGATCGCCAACCTCCTGATGGGGGCGGTCATCTATTGGGGTGTGGGCACAACCGCGGATTGGATCGCCATGGGTCTCGGCGAGCGGATCTGGCGCCTGCTGATGTGGATCCTGGTCGGCGGGGCCGTCTATGCGGGAGCACTCCTCGCAATGGGCATTCGTCCGCGGCACTTCATGGGGCGGGATTAA
- a CDS encoding glycine zipper domain-containing protein, translated as MKKIPLFFSIIFSAALVGCGTTTASRTTTGAAAGAATGAAIGSLSANAGRGALIGAGVGALGSFAYDQHEKELQQQRDREAWQAQRNQQLYR; from the coding sequence ATGAAGAAAATACCTCTGTTTTTCAGCATTATTTTTTCCGCCGCCCTCGTCGGCTGCGGCACCACCACGGCATCCCGGACCACGACCGGAGCGGCCGCCGGTGCCGCTACGGGTGCGGCCATCGGCTCACTCAGCGCCAATGCCGGCCGCGGTGCTCTCATCGGCGCCGGCGTCGGGGCACTCGGCTCCTTCGCGTACGATCAGCATGAGAAGGAGCTTCAACAACAGCGGGACCGCGAGGCCTGGCAGGCACAGCGCAACCAGCAGCTGTACCGGTAA